The Mycobacterium seoulense genomic interval CCGGTCAGCACCTCGTCGGAGTCCATGGTGGTCTCCCACACCCCGGCGAAGAAGTCGGCGGCCGCGATCTCGCGGCGCCCCCGCGGCGACTGCACCTCCATCACCGCGTCCAGGGTCAGCGCGACCGCCGGGTATTCGCCGGCGGCGTCGGCGTGGGCGATCGACCCGCCGAGTGTGCCGCGGTTGCGGATCTGGAAGTGCCCGACGAACGGCGTCGCCCGCGTCAGCAGCGGAACCGCTTGGCGCACTCGGTCATCGGCGCCGACGGTGGCCTCGGTGGTGCCCGCGCCGATCCACAGTTCCGATCCCCGGCGCTCGATGCCCTGCAGCTCGGCCAGCCGGGAGATGTCGATGAGGTGGTCGAAGTAGGCCAGCCGCATCGCCAGCATCGGCACCAGGCTCTGGCCGCCGGCAAGGATTTTCGCGTCGTCGCCCAGTTCGGCCAGCAGGCCCACCGCGTCGCCGATGGTGTCGGGGCGGTGGTAGTCGAACGCGGCCGGCTTCACCGTTGCCCCCGTTCCAGCAGGGTGGCGATCGACGCCGGGCTGGCCGGCAGCCGGGTGATCGTCACGCCCAGCG includes:
- a CDS encoding FAD binding domain-containing protein — encoded protein: MKPAAFDYHRPDTIGDAVGLLAELGDDAKILAGGQSLVPMLAMRLAYFDHLIDISRLAELQGIERRGSELWIGAGTTEATVGADDRVRQAVPLLTRATPFVGHFQIRNRGTLGGSIAHADAAGEYPAVALTLDAVMEVQSPRGRREIAAADFFAGVWETTMDSDEVLTGVRFPVWNGRCGFAVEEFSRRHGDFAIAGALVAVQLDDRDRVARCAIGLLGMGSTVRRATAAEVAAVGRPVAELVPEEIGEAAMSGLDDVPNDLQGSAEYRLKVGATMATRAWTRATAEAATGENDA